The Algoriphagus sp. TR-M9 genome has a window encoding:
- the rlmD gene encoding 23S rRNA (uracil(1939)-C(5))-methyltransferase RlmD, translated as MSRKMKNKVITNLLIERIASEGKCLGHHEEKVVFVTGVAPGDVVDVRITKGKSTFMEGEPVNFHEYSKERIEPFCSHFGTCGGCKWQHINYDLQKTYKRQQVMDQFQRIAKVELPEVWPTLGSEKTKYYRNKLDFTFSNKKWLTLDQIRSGEEFDRNALGFHIPKMFDKIIDVDHCYLQGNISNDVRNELRTFALANKLSFYDIRNQVGLLRNLIIRTTSTDQSMVIVQFGENDPEGIQKVMEFLNEKFPEITSLLYVINTKGNETFHDLELVTFAGKDFIEEEMEGLKFRIGPKSFYQTNSEQAYELYKVARDFAELQGNEVVYDLYTGTGTIANFVAKQAKQVIGIEYVPAAIEDAKINSQINGIDNTLFYAGDMKEMLNEEFIANHAAPDLIITDPPRAGMDEKVVEMLLRLAAPKIVYVSCNPATQARDVALLSDKYKVEKVQPVDMFPQTYHVENVVLLTLKS; from the coding sequence ATGTCGCGAAAAATGAAAAATAAAGTGATTACCAATCTCCTTATCGAGCGTATCGCTTCGGAGGGAAAATGCTTGGGACATCATGAAGAAAAAGTGGTTTTTGTAACGGGAGTAGCTCCTGGAGATGTGGTGGATGTCAGAATCACCAAGGGAAAAAGCACTTTTATGGAAGGCGAGCCGGTAAATTTCCATGAGTATTCCAAAGAGAGAATTGAGCCTTTCTGTTCTCACTTCGGTACTTGCGGCGGCTGCAAGTGGCAACATATTAATTACGACCTGCAAAAAACCTACAAGCGTCAGCAGGTGATGGATCAGTTTCAGCGCATCGCCAAAGTAGAGCTACCTGAGGTTTGGCCAACTCTGGGTTCTGAGAAAACTAAATATTATAGAAATAAGCTTGATTTCACATTTTCTAATAAAAAGTGGTTGACCCTAGATCAGATTCGCTCCGGCGAGGAATTTGACAGAAACGCACTTGGTTTTCACATCCCGAAGATGTTTGACAAAATCATCGATGTGGATCATTGCTACCTTCAAGGTAATATCTCAAATGATGTAAGAAATGAGCTCAGAACTTTTGCGCTAGCGAACAAACTGAGCTTCTATGACATCAGAAATCAAGTTGGACTTCTCCGAAATCTAATTATACGCACCACGAGCACTGACCAATCCATGGTAATCGTTCAGTTTGGCGAAAATGATCCGGAAGGAATCCAGAAAGTGATGGAGTTCTTAAATGAGAAATTCCCTGAAATCACTTCGCTCCTGTATGTGATCAATACCAAAGGAAATGAGACTTTCCATGACCTGGAACTGGTCACTTTTGCCGGGAAAGACTTTATCGAGGAAGAAATGGAAGGATTGAAATTCCGTATTGGACCAAAGTCTTTCTACCAGACAAATTCCGAGCAAGCATACGAACTCTATAAAGTAGCACGGGACTTTGCCGAACTTCAAGGAAATGAAGTGGTCTATGACCTCTACACCGGAACGGGGACGATTGCTAATTTCGTGGCAAAACAAGCCAAACAAGTCATAGGAATCGAGTACGTCCCAGCTGCCATTGAAGATGCCAAAATCAATTCCCAAATCAACGGAATTGACAATACGCTCTTCTACGCTGGTGATATGAAAGAAATGCTCAATGAGGAATTCATCGCTAACCACGCAGCTCCGGATCTGATCATCACCGACCCTCCACGAGCCGGTATGGACGAAAAAGTAGTAGAAATGCTCCTAAGACTGGCGGCGCCAAAGATCGTATATGTCTCCTGTAATCCGGCCACTCAGGCCAGAGATGTAGCGCTTCTCAGTGATAAGTATAAGGTAGAAAAAGTACAGCCAGTGGATATGTTTCCACAGACCTACCACGTAGAAAATGTAGTACTCTTAACCCTAAAATCATGA
- the thiL gene encoding thiamine-phosphate kinase: protein MSEKRTEISDLGEFGLIDHLNEKVKIKQNSTLQGIGDDAAVILSGDHVKVVTTDLLVEGVHFDLSYAPLPHLGFKAVAVNVSDVAAMNAIPKQITVSIALSNRFSVEAIDALYEGIHAACEHYGVDLIGGDTTASRSGLVISVTAIGEAKQEHISYRSGAKENDILCVTGDLGGALVGLQILEREKEVFLANPDMKPDLEKYTLVTGRQLKPDARVDIIHELRELDVIPTSMMDVSDGLASEIFHICKSSGVGATIYEDKLPIDKQTFDTAVELNLDPITCVMNGGEDYELLFTINQKDFAKLEKHPDVHFIGHITKSEEGKFLVTKSGTAVQIKAQGWKHF, encoded by the coding sequence ATGTCAGAAAAGAGAACAGAAATAAGTGATTTGGGGGAGTTTGGTCTGATAGACCACCTCAATGAAAAAGTTAAAATCAAGCAGAATAGTACGCTACAAGGAATAGGTGATGATGCAGCGGTGATTTTGTCCGGAGATCATGTCAAAGTAGTGACTACAGATCTTTTGGTAGAAGGGGTTCATTTTGACCTTTCTTATGCGCCTTTGCCACACCTGGGGTTTAAGGCGGTGGCTGTAAATGTATCGGATGTAGCAGCTATGAATGCTATTCCTAAGCAGATTACAGTCAGTATTGCGCTTTCTAACCGCTTTTCGGTGGAGGCGATAGATGCCTTGTATGAAGGGATTCATGCGGCTTGTGAGCATTATGGAGTGGACCTGATAGGAGGAGATACTACAGCTTCCAGAAGTGGATTAGTCATCTCAGTGACTGCTATAGGAGAAGCTAAACAGGAGCATATTTCCTACAGATCCGGAGCCAAAGAAAATGATATTCTGTGCGTTACAGGTGATCTTGGTGGTGCTTTAGTCGGTTTGCAGATTCTAGAGCGGGAAAAAGAGGTCTTTCTGGCAAATCCAGATATGAAGCCAGATCTAGAAAAGTACACCCTAGTGACGGGACGCCAACTAAAACCTGACGCTAGAGTGGATATCATTCATGAACTGCGGGAGCTGGACGTGATTCCCACCAGTATGATGGATGTTTCTGATGGATTGGCATCCGAGATATTCCATATCTGCAAATCGTCTGGAGTGGGAGCTACCATCTATGAAGATAAGCTGCCGATAGACAAGCAGACCTTCGATACTGCAGTAGAGCTGAATCTTGACCCGATCACCTGTGTTATGAATGGTGGTGAAGATTACGAGTTGCTTTTTACGATCAATCAAAAGGATTTTGCGAAGCTGGAAAAACATCCGGACGTCCATTTTATAGGGCATATCACCAAGTCTGAAGAAGGTAAATTCCTAGTGACCAAAAGTGGAACTGCTGTACAGATCAAGGCTCAGGGTTGGAAGCATTTTTAA
- the mce gene encoding methylmalonyl-CoA epimerase has translation MRKIEHIGIAVKDLEQSNALFAKLLGKNHFKTEEVDGEKVATSFFQVGETKVELLQATDNNSPIAKYLEKKSEGVHHIAFDVEDILAEVERLKTEGFEILNETPKLGADNKLVVFLHPRSTNGVLIELCQEI, from the coding sequence ATGAGGAAAATCGAGCATATTGGGATTGCAGTTAAGGATCTGGAACAGTCCAATGCGCTTTTTGCGAAGCTGCTTGGGAAAAATCACTTTAAAACTGAGGAGGTGGATGGGGAAAAAGTAGCCACATCCTTTTTTCAGGTAGGCGAGACAAAAGTGGAACTGCTGCAGGCTACGGATAATAATAGTCCTATTGCCAAGTACCTGGAGAAAAAGTCTGAAGGAGTTCATCATATCGCATTTGATGTGGAGGATATCCTGGCTGAGGTAGAGCGATTGAAGACAGAAGGTTTCGAAATCCTGAATGAAACCCCAAAACTGGGTGCGGACAATAAATTAGTGGTATTTTTGCATCCTCGGAGTACGAATGGGGTTCTGATTGAGTTGTGTCAGGAGATTTAG
- a CDS encoding HesB/IscA family protein produces MIIVSDKAKERILELKKEEGRTENENIRVSVKGGGCSGLMYDLGFDSNQVETDHVFEDKGVKILVDRKSLLYLAGTTLEFTDGLNGKGFQFVNPNASRTCGCGESFSI; encoded by the coding sequence ATGATAATCGTTTCTGACAAAGCCAAAGAGCGAATCCTAGAGCTCAAAAAAGAAGAAGGAAGAACGGAAAATGAAAATATCCGAGTTTCTGTGAAAGGTGGCGGCTGCTCAGGTCTGATGTATGATCTGGGTTTTGACAGCAATCAAGTGGAAACCGACCATGTGTTTGAAGACAAAGGTGTCAAAATACTGGTAGATCGGAAAAGCTTACTTTACCTGGCCGGAACCACCCTGGAATTTACCGATGGGTTAAATGGCAAAGGCTTTCAATTCGTAAATCCTAATGCAAGCAGAACCTGCGGATGTGGCGAAAGCTTCTCCATCTAA
- the gcvT gene encoding glycine cleavage system aminomethyltransferase GcvT: protein MEEQIKQIQLNDLHIALGGKMVPFAGYNMPVRYSSDKEEHLCVRNGVGVFDVSHMGEFMVEGAEALNLIQKVTSNDASKIVNGQAQYSCFPNETGGIVDDLIVYKFEDQKYMLVVNASNIDKDWAWINKHNSMGAKLTNISDEISLFAIQGPKAIEAVQTLTSVDLSEVKFYHFTVGEFAGVPDVIISGTGYTGAGGFEIYVKNENAEKVWNAVFEAGKDFDIKPIGLGARDTLRMEMGYCLYGNDIDDSTSPLEAGLGWITKFTKDFINSDALQEQKEAGVTRKLVGFVMQERGIPRAHYKIVDAQGNEIGEVTSGTQSPSMEVGIGLGYVKKEFSKAGTEIYIQVRNKNLKAQVEKLPLLKK, encoded by the coding sequence ATGGAAGAGCAAATCAAACAAATCCAACTAAACGACTTGCACATTGCCCTAGGCGGCAAAATGGTGCCATTTGCAGGATATAACATGCCTGTACGATATAGTTCAGATAAAGAAGAACACCTATGTGTAAGAAATGGCGTTGGGGTATTTGATGTATCTCATATGGGTGAATTTATGGTAGAGGGAGCCGAAGCCCTAAATCTGATCCAAAAGGTGACTTCAAACGATGCTTCCAAAATCGTCAATGGACAGGCACAATATTCCTGTTTCCCCAATGAAACGGGAGGAATCGTAGATGATTTGATCGTATACAAGTTTGAAGACCAGAAATACATGCTTGTGGTCAATGCTTCCAATATTGATAAGGACTGGGCCTGGATCAACAAGCACAATTCTATGGGTGCAAAGCTCACCAACATTTCAGATGAGATTTCCCTTTTTGCAATCCAAGGCCCCAAAGCCATAGAAGCGGTACAGACTTTGACTTCTGTGGATCTTTCCGAAGTTAAATTCTATCATTTTACCGTGGGAGAATTTGCCGGTGTGCCAGACGTGATCATCTCAGGCACAGGTTATACCGGGGCTGGGGGATTTGAGATTTATGTGAAAAATGAAAATGCAGAGAAGGTTTGGAATGCAGTATTCGAAGCTGGAAAAGATTTTGACATCAAACCCATAGGACTAGGAGCCAGAGACACACTCCGAATGGAGATGGGCTATTGCCTTTACGGAAATGATATAGACGACAGCACTTCTCCATTGGAAGCCGGACTAGGCTGGATCACCAAATTCACGAAGGACTTTATCAATTCAGATGCCTTGCAGGAACAAAAGGAAGCCGGAGTTACCCGAAAGCTGGTTGGTTTTGTAATGCAGGAAAGAGGAATTCCAAGGGCACATTATAAAATTGTAGATGCTCAGGGAAATGAAATCGGAGAAGTTACCTCTGGCACCCAATCACCGAGTATGGAAGTGGGAATCGGCTTAGGATATGTCAAGAAAGAATTTAGCAAAGCTGGAACAGAAATCTACATCCAGGTAAGAAACAAGAACCTTAAAGCACAGGTGGAAAAACTTCCACTTTTGAAAAAATAA
- a CDS encoding 2-phosphosulfolactate phosphatase: MQQIEICFSPELIHLYDLRGKIVVVVDIFRATSTMVAALANGITEIKTCADLDECRTMASQGYLIAGERNGIKAEGFQLGNSPLAYLTGEYEGNQLAMTTTNGTLAISKSSGADEILIGAFPNLQATVSYIQSRKKDVLIHCAGWKGKFNLEDSLYAGALVKALETSHEAEDDGAIAMKSLYEKEGHDLKGFLSQASHAKRLQNHNIDSDIDFCITLDLFTLVGKVENETLIAVENW, from the coding sequence ATGCAACAAATAGAAATCTGTTTCAGTCCAGAACTGATTCACCTGTATGATTTGCGAGGCAAGATCGTGGTCGTTGTAGATATATTCCGGGCCACTTCTACGATGGTAGCAGCCTTGGCCAATGGCATCACAGAGATCAAAACCTGTGCGGATCTAGACGAATGCCGCACGATGGCTTCCCAAGGATACCTGATTGCAGGTGAAAGAAATGGAATCAAAGCAGAGGGATTTCAGCTGGGTAATTCCCCATTGGCATATCTTACCGGGGAATATGAAGGAAATCAACTCGCCATGACCACTACCAATGGAACATTGGCAATTTCAAAATCTTCCGGAGCGGATGAAATTCTGATCGGAGCCTTCCCAAACTTACAAGCCACAGTGAGCTATATCCAATCTCGGAAAAAGGATGTACTGATTCATTGCGCCGGCTGGAAAGGTAAGTTCAACCTGGAAGATTCACTGTATGCAGGCGCTTTGGTCAAAGCCCTAGAGACAAGCCATGAAGCAGAGGATGATGGGGCGATAGCCATGAAGTCGCTCTATGAAAAAGAAGGTCATGACCTCAAGGGCTTTCTATCCCAAGCTTCCCACGCCAAACGCCTCCAAAATCACAACATAGATTCTGACATCGATTTTTGCATTACACTCGATCTGTTCACCCTAGTGGGAAAAGTAGAGAATGAAACATTAATCGCAGTGGAAAACTGGTAA
- a CDS encoding alpha-amylase — MKNGTMMQFFHWYSPEDTLWKEVNEKAEYLGYLGITSVWLPPASKGELGGMSVGYDTYDLFDLGEFDQKGSVRTKYGTKDEFLAATQALHDRGVQVIVDFVFNHKAGGDESELMQAVKVNESNRLETVSEPYDIEAFTRFTFPGRNGQYSDFIWDKHCFTGVDYDHKNQEHGIFNLMSEYGNDWEEMIDEEKGNYDFLMFCDIEFRNPAVRDELLKYATWLHELTYYDGVRLDAVKHIPPHYFKEFLHLLRERIGKNIFAVGEYWAPGHLELLTRYIEATDGTMSLYDSALQHNFHLASKSGSAYDLRQIFDKSLVSHSPELAVTLVDNHDTQPLQALEAPVEFWFKPLAYALILLRKDGYPCIFHPDLFGASYWDKGEDGQDYEIFINRVDELEPMLYARKDFAFGVQRDYFESANAIGWTRAGNDEHGGCAVVMSNGDGATIAMEIGSRYAGRSFKDILGKISDEIWVNESGWAEFHCGPGSVSVYTEVV; from the coding sequence ATGAAAAACGGAACAATGATGCAATTTTTCCATTGGTATTCCCCTGAAGATACTCTTTGGAAAGAAGTAAACGAAAAAGCCGAATACCTGGGGTATCTGGGGATCACCAGCGTGTGGCTCCCCCCTGCCTCAAAAGGAGAACTGGGCGGCATGAGTGTGGGGTATGATACTTATGATTTATTCGATTTGGGAGAATTTGACCAAAAAGGGAGCGTGCGCACCAAGTATGGTACAAAAGATGAATTTCTTGCCGCAACTCAAGCCCTCCATGATCGTGGAGTGCAGGTGATTGTAGATTTTGTATTCAACCATAAAGCCGGTGGAGATGAGTCTGAACTCATGCAGGCAGTAAAGGTTAATGAATCAAACCGGCTGGAAACTGTCTCAGAACCTTACGACATCGAAGCATTTACTCGATTCACTTTTCCAGGCAGAAATGGCCAATACTCGGATTTCATCTGGGACAAGCATTGCTTTACCGGAGTGGATTATGATCACAAAAACCAGGAGCATGGGATTTTCAACCTCATGAGCGAATATGGCAATGACTGGGAAGAAATGATCGACGAGGAAAAAGGGAATTATGACTTTCTGATGTTTTGTGATATAGAATTCAGAAACCCTGCCGTCCGTGATGAGCTGCTCAAATACGCTACTTGGCTTCATGAACTGACCTATTACGATGGCGTAAGACTAGATGCTGTGAAGCACATCCCCCCGCACTATTTCAAGGAATTCCTCCATTTGCTACGGGAGCGTATTGGTAAAAATATTTTCGCAGTAGGGGAATACTGGGCCCCTGGACATCTGGAACTGCTCACCAGATATATAGAAGCTACTGATGGCACGATGAGTCTTTACGATTCAGCTTTGCAACACAATTTCCACCTCGCTTCTAAGTCAGGGAGTGCCTATGATCTACGCCAGATTTTTGATAAATCGCTGGTTTCGCACTCCCCAGAACTAGCCGTCACGCTTGTGGATAATCACGATACCCAACCACTCCAGGCACTGGAGGCTCCTGTGGAATTTTGGTTTAAGCCTCTCGCATATGCTTTGATTTTGCTTCGCAAAGATGGATATCCCTGTATTTTTCACCCGGATCTCTTTGGGGCTAGCTATTGGGACAAGGGTGAGGATGGCCAAGATTATGAGATTTTTATCAATCGAGTAGATGAATTAGAACCTATGCTCTATGCGCGCAAGGACTTTGCATTTGGTGTTCAGCGGGATTACTTTGAGTCAGCAAATGCAATAGGCTGGACCAGAGCTGGTAACGACGAACATGGTGGCTGCGCTGTAGTGATGTCGAACGGTGATGGAGCTACCATCGCAATGGAAATCGGAAGCAGGTATGCAGGTCGAAGTTTTAAGGATATTTTAGGCAAAATATCAGATGAGATCTGGGTCAACGAATCAGGCTGGGCAGAGTTCCATTGCGGTCCAGGTTCAGTTTCGGTGTATACCGAAGTAGTTTAA
- a CDS encoding sulfatase: MNYKFIKLILPIFINLAISPIALAQKSKPNVLLIAVDDLRAELGHFENSAVQTPNLDKLASRGVSFTNHFVQVPTCGASRAAFLTGKKPRRTSELNNNIMANEFREKPEGKIPETFIHHLKRNGYYTVGIGKISHSADGYVYGYEEEVSDQVELPYSWDEMLFDAGKWQTGWNAFFAYADGENRQSLNRQVKPYEAGKVDDFGYPDGLSTQLAIQKLRELKDLNQPFFLGLGLFKPHLPFTAPKKYWDLYEEDRIPLAKNPGKPLNVSDQSLLESGEFNQYALGEEKAGVDHQLSDAYARKIKHAYYAATSYSDAQIGLVLDELEKLGLDQNTIVIVWGDHGWHLGEQRIWGKHTLFENALNSALIFKVPGRKYAKIEDAIVESVDIYPTLMELLAIESPEGLDGESFVNILHGEQKQIEEVAYSYYNRGISIRTPQYRLTKYFRKTEPVIELYNHQTDPLESVNIAAENPEIVARLLPLLEKGNTGLYDKN, from the coding sequence ATGAACTATAAATTCATTAAGTTAATTCTTCCCATTTTTATCAATTTGGCTATAAGCCCCATAGCTCTTGCACAGAAGAGCAAGCCAAATGTACTGCTGATCGCTGTGGATGACCTCAGAGCTGAATTGGGACATTTTGAAAACAGTGCTGTCCAAACACCTAATCTAGACAAACTGGCCTCAAGAGGAGTCAGTTTTACCAATCACTTTGTTCAAGTGCCTACCTGCGGAGCCTCCAGAGCTGCTTTTCTGACAGGAAAAAAACCCCGACGTACCTCGGAACTTAATAACAACATCATGGCAAATGAATTCCGGGAAAAGCCAGAAGGTAAAATACCGGAGACTTTTATCCATCATCTAAAAAGAAATGGGTATTACACTGTAGGTATAGGCAAGATTTCGCACTCGGCCGATGGCTATGTCTATGGATATGAAGAGGAAGTTTCCGATCAAGTCGAACTGCCCTATAGCTGGGATGAAATGCTCTTCGATGCAGGTAAATGGCAGACTGGCTGGAATGCATTTTTTGCCTATGCAGATGGAGAAAACCGTCAAAGTTTGAATAGGCAGGTGAAGCCCTATGAAGCCGGGAAGGTCGATGATTTTGGTTACCCCGATGGACTATCTACCCAATTGGCAATCCAAAAACTTCGTGAATTGAAAGACCTGAATCAACCCTTTTTTTTAGGTCTGGGGTTATTCAAACCTCATTTGCCATTCACCGCCCCAAAAAAATACTGGGACCTTTACGAGGAAGACCGGATTCCTTTAGCCAAAAACCCCGGAAAACCTCTAAACGTCTCCGATCAAAGTTTACTTGAAAGCGGAGAGTTTAACCAATATGCGCTTGGTGAAGAAAAAGCCGGTGTAGATCACCAACTCTCAGATGCCTATGCCCGAAAAATCAAACATGCATATTATGCTGCCACCAGCTATTCAGATGCACAGATCGGTTTGGTTTTGGATGAATTAGAAAAATTAGGGCTGGACCAGAATACCATCGTCATAGTATGGGGCGATCATGGTTGGCATCTAGGGGAACAAAGAATCTGGGGTAAGCATACGCTATTTGAAAATGCACTAAACAGTGCTTTGATCTTCAAGGTGCCTGGAAGGAAGTATGCTAAAATTGAAGACGCCATTGTAGAATCTGTGGACATTTATCCAACGCTCATGGAACTACTGGCTATTGAAAGTCCTGAAGGACTAGACGGCGAGAGCTTTGTGAACATACTCCATGGGGAACAAAAACAAATAGAAGAAGTAGCCTACTCCTACTATAACAGAGGTATCTCAATACGAACTCCCCAGTATCGATTGACCAAATATTTCCGCAAAACCGAACCTGTAATAGAACTTTATAACCATCAAACTGATCCTTTGGAATCCGTCAACATCGCTGCTGAAAACCCTGAAATTGTGGCAAGACTCCTCCCCTTACTCGAAAAAGGCAATACCGGGCTGTATGATAAAAATTAA
- a CDS encoding GNAT family N-acetyltransferase, with protein MSKAEIKHKFDGKRGSFFIEEGARRFAEMVYVMAGPKKMIIEHTEVDESLKGQGIGMKLLQELVAYVRTEEIKVIPLCPFAKAMFQKKEELRDVLS; from the coding sequence ATGAGTAAAGCTGAAATCAAGCATAAATTTGATGGGAAAAGAGGTTCTTTTTTCATAGAAGAAGGTGCCAGGAGATTTGCCGAAATGGTCTATGTAATGGCTGGTCCAAAGAAAATGATCATTGAGCACACCGAAGTAGATGAAAGTCTAAAAGGCCAAGGCATAGGCATGAAGCTATTGCAAGAATTAGTAGCCTACGTGCGTACTGAAGAGATCAAAGTCATCCCACTTTGCCCATTTGCGAAGGCAATGTTTCAGAAAAAGGAAGAGTTAAGAGACGTGCTTAGCTAA
- a CDS encoding VOC family protein, producing MQKRVTGIGGVFFKVKDPSKTKAWYQEHLGLQTDAYGSTFEWRSSENPQQKGFTQWSPMKDDTEYFKPSEKEFMINYRVENLVALVKELKAEGVTILDEIEDTEYGKFVHILDPDGHSIELWQPVDEVYDEMVEGRTKT from the coding sequence ATGCAAAAACGTGTCACAGGAATAGGAGGTGTATTTTTCAAAGTAAAAGATCCTTCCAAAACCAAGGCTTGGTATCAAGAGCATCTAGGGCTCCAGACTGATGCTTATGGATCTACTTTCGAATGGAGAAGCTCCGAGAATCCCCAGCAAAAGGGCTTCACCCAATGGTCTCCCATGAAGGATGATACAGAATATTTCAAACCTTCGGAAAAGGAATTTATGATCAATTATCGGGTAGAGAATTTAGTGGCATTGGTGAAGGAGCTGAAAGCTGAAGGGGTTACTATTTTAGATGAAATCGAAGACACGGAATATGGGAAGTTTGTGCATATTCTCGACCCGGACGGTCACAGTATCGAGCTGTGGCAGCCAGTAGATGAGGTATATGATGAAATGGTAGAAGGAAGAACTAAAACCTAA
- a CDS encoding DEAD/DEAH box helicase: MSEKQDSTAQYLKSLSIDSLNEMQTEFISRAAKNPHIVLLSPTGSGKTVAFLIPLLHSLKENVREVQAMIIVPSRELAIQIEQVFKGMKTPFRVSTVYGGHSSKLESNSLGEAPDLIIGTPGRLADHIERESFDPKTVQTVVLDEFDKSLEMGFHEQLKVIFGALNGSQRHILTSATVLRRLPEFLPFVDHRTVNFLKDVVESNLELKIVHSSSKEKGETLMRLVAGFQHESCIVFCNHRDAVDRLSILLNDYNYFHSVLHGGLEQIDREKNLIRFRSKVTNLLIATDLASRGLDIPEIKHVVHYQLPPKEDAFIHRNGRTARMHAEGLSYMILANDESRPEYIDEFIAEYKVGEKLVPPILQEWTCLYVSAGKKDKVSKGDIVGMLTKKGGLTSAEIGLITIMDFASYVAVKSNLVQKLLPKLKNERVKKVKVKIEEAS, from the coding sequence GTGTCAGAAAAACAAGATTCCACCGCCCAGTATCTCAAAAGCCTTTCGATTGATAGTCTCAACGAAATGCAAACCGAGTTTATCTCCAGAGCTGCCAAAAATCCCCATATCGTACTTTTATCGCCGACTGGCTCAGGTAAGACTGTCGCATTTTTGATTCCTCTACTCCATTCACTGAAAGAAAATGTAAGAGAAGTGCAGGCTATGATTATTGTGCCTTCCCGGGAACTGGCCATACAGATCGAGCAGGTTTTCAAAGGAATGAAAACCCCTTTCAGAGTGAGTACAGTTTATGGAGGACATTCCTCCAAATTGGAATCAAACAGCCTTGGAGAAGCACCAGACCTGATTATTGGCACTCCGGGAAGACTAGCTGATCATATCGAAAGGGAATCTTTTGATCCCAAAACAGTACAGACTGTGGTTTTGGATGAGTTTGATAAATCACTTGAAATGGGCTTTCATGAGCAATTGAAAGTGATATTTGGAGCTTTGAACGGAAGCCAGAGGCATATACTTACTTCAGCGACGGTACTGAGACGTTTGCCGGAATTTCTGCCCTTTGTAGATCACCGCACGGTTAACTTTCTCAAAGATGTGGTGGAGTCCAATCTTGAGCTGAAGATCGTTCACAGTTCCAGCAAAGAAAAAGGGGAGACCTTGATGCGTTTGGTAGCAGGGTTTCAGCATGAATCCTGCATTGTTTTTTGCAATCATCGGGATGCGGTGGATAGATTGAGCATTTTGCTAAATGATTACAATTATTTCCACTCTGTACTGCATGGCGGTTTGGAGCAAATAGATCGGGAGAAGAATCTCATCCGCTTTCGAAGCAAAGTCACTAATCTTTTGATAGCGACAGATTTGGCTTCTAGAGGATTGGACATTCCTGAGATCAAGCATGTGGTGCATTATCAGCTTCCTCCAAAGGAAGATGCTTTTATCCATAGAAATGGTCGTACTGCCCGAATGCATGCAGAAGGTTTGTCTTATATGATTTTGGCAAATGATGAATCAAGACCTGAATACATAGATGAATTCATAGCCGAGTATAAAGTTGGGGAAAAGTTGGTGCCACCAATACTTCAGGAATGGACTTGCCTCTACGTCAGTGCAGGAAAGAAGGACAAGGTCAGCAAGGGAGATATCGTAGGCATGCTTACGAAGAAAGGTGGATTGACTAGTGCAGAAATCGGGTTGATCACGATAATGGACTTTGCTTCCTATGTGGCAGTGAAGAGTAATTTGGTTCAGAAGCTTTTGCCAAAACTGAAGAACGAGCGCGTGAAGAAAGTGAAGGTGAAGATTGAAGAAGCGAGTTAG